The Armatimonadota bacterium genome contains a region encoding:
- a CDS encoding response regulator transcription factor, which translates to MTPQVLLIEDDPRIREVVERGLGARGFSVLSAADGASGLDLARTLDVDVVLLDLRLPDRRGMELLEEIRAIRPRLPVIVLTALGDLTSKVGGLEAGADDYITKPVAIEELAARIRARLRARDDVAVLRAGPLVVDLAAHRAFLHGREVPLSPRELTLLAAFLRHPGRVLSRVQLLQLVWNLEFDPGSNVVDVHVAALRRKIGAAFIETVRGAGYRFVVPPSGPAEPPS; encoded by the coding sequence GTGACGCCCCAGGTGCTGCTGATCGAGGACGACCCGAGGATCCGGGAGGTGGTGGAGCGCGGCCTGGGCGCCCGGGGGTTTTCCGTCCTCTCCGCCGCGGACGGCGCCTCCGGCCTCGACCTGGCGCGGACGCTGGACGTGGACGTCGTCCTGCTCGACCTGCGGTTACCCGACCGGCGGGGAATGGAGCTCCTGGAGGAGATCCGGGCCATCAGGCCGCGGCTCCCCGTCATCGTGCTCACGGCCCTGGGGGACCTCACCTCCAAGGTGGGCGGGCTCGAGGCGGGCGCCGACGACTACATCACCAAGCCTGTGGCCATCGAGGAGCTGGCCGCGCGGATCCGGGCCCGCCTGCGCGCCCGCGACGATGTGGCGGTGCTGCGGGCCGGGCCGCTGGTGGTGGACCTGGCCGCCCACCGCGCCTTCCTTCACGGCCGGGAGGTGCCGCTGTCGCCCCGTGAGCTGACGCTACTGGCGGCGTTCCTGCGGCATCCCGGACGGGTCCTCTCCCGAGTGCAGCTCCTGCAACTGGTCTGGAACCTGGAGTTCGACCCCGGCTCCAACGTCGTCGACGTCCACGTGGCCGCCCTGCGTCGGAAGATCGGTGCAGCCTTCATCGAGACCGTGCGGGGTGCCGGCTATCGCTTCGTCGTCCCCCCGTCCGGCCCCGCGGAGCCGCCTTCGTGA
- a CDS encoding phage Gp37/Gp68 family protein — protein MSEKSTIEWTDSTWNPVTGCNKVSPGCKHCYAETFAERWRGVPGHPYEQGFDLRLWPDRLELPLTWKKPRTIFVNSMSDLFHENVPLDFVQRVFSTMERASWHTFQILTKRSERLAELAPDLNWPPNVWMGVSIETAKYLWRADHLRKVPAAVRFLSLEPLLGPLGTLDLSGIHWVIVGGESGPGARPIEAKWVREIRKQCRAAGVPFFFKQWGGVQKKRNGRVLDGRTWDGMPKGHVLELQPR, from the coding sequence ATGAGCGAAAAGTCCACGATAGAGTGGACGGACTCGACGTGGAACCCCGTGACGGGCTGCAACAAGGTCAGCCCGGGGTGCAAGCACTGCTACGCCGAGACCTTCGCGGAACGCTGGCGCGGCGTTCCCGGTCATCCCTACGAGCAGGGCTTCGACCTCCGCCTGTGGCCGGATCGCCTTGAGCTTCCCCTCACCTGGAAGAAGCCCAGGACCATCTTCGTGAACAGCATGAGCGATCTCTTCCACGAGAATGTCCCCCTCGACTTCGTCCAGAGAGTGTTCAGCACGATGGAGAGGGCCTCGTGGCACACGTTCCAGATCCTCACCAAGCGGTCGGAGAGGCTGGCCGAGCTCGCCCCGGACCTGAACTGGCCTCCGAACGTGTGGATGGGTGTGTCGATTGAGACCGCCAAGTACCTCTGGCGGGCCGATCACCTTCGGAAGGTGCCGGCCGCCGTGCGGTTCCTGTCGCTGGAGCCGTTGCTGGGCCCCTTGGGTACTCTCGACCTTTCCGGCATCCACTGGGTCATCGTCGGCGGGGAGAGCGGACCCGGCGCGCGACCTATCGAGGCGAAGTGGGTGAGGGAGATTCGGAAACAGTGCCGCGCGGCAGGCGTCCCCTTCTTCTTCAAGCAGTGGGGCGGCGTACAGAAGAAGCGGAATGGCCGCGTCCTCGATGGACGGACGTGGGATGGCATGCCGAAGGGTCATGTGCTCGAATTGCAACCGCGGTGA
- a CDS encoding serine/threonine-protein kinase, translated as MLTPLHRCLDTPRPQAALGGETYRPGQPILPGLYACARLGAGRRCEAWLVWAVTRWAAVVLKLPRPDRAADERTRRALAREAAILASLAHPAVQRLLEAHADAPRPYLLFEYVEGPTLDQVLRTEGPMPVGDLLRLGMQIAGALHYLHQQGLVHLDLKPGNVALRDGRVVLLDFELARRVGEAAERPRPRGTPPFMAPEQIRGEAASPAMDLFALGVTLYQAATGFLPFHPAREGREYTFPQLNAAPLPPRALRPDLPREVEAAVLGLLDPDPRRRPATALATLALLGQALPPGEEATWPAWADRLLPGPSGCAPHRDLP; from the coding sequence ATGCTGACGCCGTTGCACCGCTGTCTGGACACCCCGCGACCGCAGGCCGCCCTCGGGGGCGAGACCTACCGCCCCGGCCAGCCCATCCTGCCGGGCCTCTACGCCTGTGCTCGCCTGGGAGCGGGGCGGCGGTGCGAGGCCTGGCTCGTCTGGGCCGTCACGCGGTGGGCTGCGGTCGTGCTCAAGCTGCCCCGGCCGGATCGGGCCGCCGACGAGCGCACCCGCAGGGCCCTGGCCCGCGAGGCGGCGATCCTGGCCTCCCTCGCCCACCCGGCGGTGCAGCGCCTGCTGGAGGCCCATGCCGACGCCCCTCGGCCGTACCTGCTCTTCGAGTACGTGGAGGGGCCGACGCTGGACCAGGTGCTGCGGACGGAAGGGCCCATGCCGGTGGGGGATCTCCTGCGCCTGGGGATGCAGATCGCCGGCGCGCTGCACTACCTCCACCAGCAGGGGCTGGTCCACCTCGACCTCAAACCGGGGAACGTAGCGCTACGGGACGGTCGGGTGGTCCTGCTGGACTTCGAGCTGGCGCGGCGGGTGGGGGAGGCTGCTGAGAGACCCAGGCCCCGCGGTACCCCGCCCTTCATGGCGCCGGAGCAGATCCGCGGCGAAGCCGCTTCTCCTGCGATGGACCTCTTCGCTCTGGGAGTCACGCTCTACCAGGCGGCGACCGGTTTCCTGCCCTTCCACCCCGCGCGGGAGGGCAGGGAGTACACCTTCCCTCAGCTGAACGCCGCGCCTCTCCCCCCGCGCGCGCTGCGTCCCGACCTCCCGCGCGAGGTGGAGGCCGCCGTGCTGGGCCTCCTGGATCCCGACCCGCGCCGCCGGCCCGCCACGGCGCTCGCCACGCTGGCCCTGCTCGGGCAGGCGCTCCCGCCAGGTGAGGAGGCCACCTGGCCGGCCTGGGCGGATCGGCTCCTGCCGGGGCCGTCCGGTTGCGCCCCGCACCGTGACCTGCCGTAG
- a CDS encoding HAMP domain-containing sensor histidine kinase, whose protein sequence is MTVRRRALPLRARLALTQGLLVAATLTFVVGLTVNLTHTYLTRELDARLLATVQEFAAGPARRMRSADELPARVRAWLATRAMAPDEVLAVRTRGGLVISAGGPFDLARVDGIAGILQATTPRWFIRDGPGVRVRLAAVPLLLDGVPVGTLVVATPKTRLRASLRALTWRIILPSALGLALALMVGSLAVRQSLRPLTQMLQQVEAIHSSRDLSRRIGAAGPPDEVGRLAAAFDRMLARVQEVFRAQQRFVADAAHELRTPLTVARGHLDLLAQAVGTADERRSVAVATQELDRMARIVSDLLLLARLDEGLLLAAAPVDVELVAREAVLRSVAAAPHGTEVAVEPGLSVLADHDRLLRVLTNLLTNAAVHGGDAVRITLRAWRDGDHGAICVADTGPGILPEDLPHVFERFYRGAAARRGTEGVGLGLAIAASLVKAMRGEITVRSVVGAGSEFTVRLPLASPPAAGPPDGHGAAVDAADDGTGVGDPESPGWAPLASRSSGQSSA, encoded by the coding sequence GTGACTGTCCGTAGGCGAGCCCTGCCGCTGCGCGCCCGGCTGGCGCTGACGCAGGGGCTGCTGGTCGCGGCTACCCTCACCTTCGTCGTCGGCCTGACGGTCAACCTCACCCACACGTACCTGACCCGCGAGCTGGATGCCCGCCTGCTGGCCACGGTGCAGGAGTTCGCCGCCGGGCCGGCCCGGCGGATGCGCTCCGCCGACGAGCTGCCAGCTCGGGTCAGGGCCTGGCTGGCCACCCGGGCCATGGCCCCCGACGAGGTCCTCGCCGTCCGCACGCGCGGAGGCCTGGTCATCAGCGCCGGGGGCCCGTTCGACCTGGCGCGGGTGGATGGGATCGCCGGGATCCTCCAGGCCACGACGCCCCGGTGGTTCATCCGCGACGGTCCCGGGGTCCGCGTCCGCCTGGCGGCGGTGCCCCTGCTGCTCGACGGGGTTCCGGTTGGGACGCTGGTGGTCGCAACCCCGAAGACACGGCTGCGGGCTTCGCTGCGGGCGCTCACCTGGAGGATCATCCTGCCCAGTGCCCTCGGCCTGGCCCTGGCGCTGATGGTGGGCTCCCTGGCGGTTCGGCAGTCGCTGCGCCCGCTGACGCAGATGCTGCAGCAGGTCGAGGCCATCCACTCCAGCCGGGACCTCTCCCGTCGCATCGGCGCCGCCGGTCCCCCCGATGAGGTAGGCCGGCTGGCCGCGGCCTTTGACCGGATGCTGGCAAGGGTGCAGGAGGTGTTCCGTGCCCAGCAGCGCTTCGTCGCCGACGCCGCCCACGAGCTCCGCACCCCGCTCACCGTGGCGCGGGGCCACCTGGACCTGCTGGCGCAGGCGGTGGGCACGGCGGACGAACGGCGCTCCGTGGCCGTGGCCACCCAGGAGCTGGACCGGATGGCCCGCATCGTCAGCGACCTCCTCCTGCTCGCCCGCCTGGACGAGGGGCTGCTGCTGGCGGCGGCGCCGGTAGACGTGGAGCTGGTGGCGCGCGAGGCGGTGCTGCGCAGCGTGGCGGCGGCCCCCCACGGCACCGAAGTGGCCGTGGAACCGGGACTGTCCGTGCTGGCGGACCACGACCGCTTGCTGCGGGTTCTGACGAACCTGCTCACCAACGCCGCAGTGCACGGGGGTGACGCGGTGCGCATTACCCTGCGCGCCTGGCGCGACGGCGACCATGGGGCGATCTGCGTGGCCGATACCGGCCCGGGCATTCTGCCCGAGGACCTGCCCCACGTCTTCGAGCGGTTTTACCGGGGCGCGGCGGCGCGTCGGGGGACGGAGGGTGTGGGGCTGGGGCTGGCCATTGCCGCCTCGCTGGTGAAGGCCATGCGGGGGGAGATCACCGTCCGGTCGGTGGTGGGGGCGGGCAGCGAGTTCACCGTCAGGCTGCCGCTGGCTTCGCCCCCGGCAGCGGGTCCTCCTGATGGACATGGGGCCGCGGTGGACGCGGCGGACGATGGTACAGGTGTCGGGGATCCGGAGAGCCCCGGCTGGGCCCCGCTGGCTTCCCGGTCATCCGGTCAGAGCTCAGCCTGA
- the tcmP gene encoding three-Cys-motif partner protein TcmP gives MAADAIQDDDGPQHLKQVSRIKHIILQKYLPSWEHILGSRNRRLCYFDCYAGPGAYEFEGQKVDGSPIIAVRAAQEYLAKAKGHQMTVILVEKDEKQRASLDAELKGVQPYGQGVQVHVMAEDVKEFVPKLLGQVPKLAPSFFMVDPYGHPLTVPILNDILKRPQTEALINFMFYRINMDAGNAKVQHHLDEMFGNDEWRTQPFLRESGWKREQGFLEYFMSKVNARYKLPFRIRFDVEDEMAQSRTKYYLIHASNHSKAALLMKEVMWPLGDEEGLFDFSGEKHGMLFSSSPREEELRQALLREYAGKQVEFDQIREESWDLPFIEKHYRSVVKQLKEEGLVEITPVSSKTDRGLQKKDRVRFLPPKEGGER, from the coding sequence ATGGCCGCAGACGCAATTCAGGATGATGACGGTCCGCAACACCTCAAGCAGGTCTCGCGGATCAAGCACATCATCCTGCAGAAGTATCTGCCCTCGTGGGAACACATCCTGGGCTCCCGAAACCGTCGGCTCTGTTACTTCGATTGCTACGCGGGTCCCGGCGCCTACGAGTTCGAGGGGCAGAAGGTTGACGGCTCGCCCATCATCGCGGTGCGTGCGGCGCAGGAGTATCTCGCCAAGGCGAAAGGTCACCAAATGACCGTGATCCTTGTCGAGAAGGACGAGAAGCAAAGAGCGTCGCTCGATGCCGAGCTGAAAGGCGTGCAGCCCTACGGACAGGGAGTGCAGGTGCATGTGATGGCGGAGGACGTCAAGGAGTTCGTGCCGAAGCTCCTTGGGCAAGTCCCGAAGCTCGCACCGTCGTTCTTCATGGTGGACCCGTATGGGCACCCGCTGACGGTCCCGATCCTGAACGACATCCTGAAACGCCCGCAGACGGAGGCGCTGATCAACTTCATGTTCTACCGGATCAACATGGACGCCGGTAACGCGAAGGTGCAGCACCACCTCGACGAAATGTTCGGTAATGACGAATGGCGGACGCAGCCGTTCTTGAGGGAGAGCGGGTGGAAGCGGGAGCAGGGCTTCCTTGAGTACTTCATGTCCAAGGTCAACGCGCGCTACAAGCTGCCGTTTCGCATCCGGTTCGACGTCGAAGATGAAATGGCCCAGAGCCGCACGAAGTACTACCTCATCCACGCATCCAACCACTCGAAGGCGGCCTTGCTCATGAAGGAGGTGATGTGGCCGCTCGGGGACGAGGAAGGTCTGTTCGATTTCAGCGGCGAGAAGCACGGTATGCTCTTTTCAAGTTCCCCGCGCGAAGAAGAACTGCGACAGGCGCTCCTGAGGGAGTACGCCGGGAAGCAGGTCGAGTTTGATCAGATCCGCGAGGAGAGTTGGGACCTGCCCTTCATCGAGAAGCATTATCGCTCTGTCGTGAAGCAGCTGAAGGAGGAGGGCCTCGTCGAGATCACGCCGGTCAGTTCCAAGACGGATCGTGGTCTGCAGAAGAAGGACCGCGTGCGCTTTCTCCCCCCGAAGGAAGGAGGGGAGAGATGA